The following is a genomic window from SAR202 cluster bacterium.
GGACACCCCCGGCTTGGGCGTAGACATCGACATGGCGGTCGCGGAGTCGCGCCGCGCGGAGCCCGGCGGGTGGCCTCCGCTCCTCCGCCGCAGTGACGGCGCGTTCACGAACTGGGAGGCATATCGGATTCCCGTTCGCCGCGTTATAGTGGGTGAATCAGGACGCGGAAGACGGGAGTGCGCCCTCCATGGAAGACCAGGAAACGACCGCCCTGCTGGCTGAGTACGGCTTCACCGGTGAAGCCGCGGCGGCCGCCCTCGCCGCGATGATCGAAGCCAGCCTCACCAACCCACGGAAGAGCCGCATTCAGCTTTCCAAAGCCCCGAAGATCGAGGCGCTGCTCTCGGAGCGCTTCGTCCTTGTTTGCGGGCGCGACAAGTGCCGCGAGGCGGCGGAGGCAGCGCTACGGGCCGGTGCGGCGGCGTGGGGGCAATCACAGGCGGGCGCGCCAAAGACTATCGTCGTCGGCGCGCGGGAGTTCTGCTCCGTCTGCGGCGGCTCTGAGAACGCCCGCGCCGTTCGCGAGATGGCCGAGGCGATGGCCAGGGCAGGGAAGAGCCGCCTCATCATCATAGGCGGCACACCGGAGATGAAGACGAAGCTCACCTCGCTTCTCCCCCAGGCCGTCGAGGCCCGGTTCGTCTTCGCTGGCGACTACACGGACACGAAGCGGGCAGACGCCAACGCCAACTGGGCAGACATAATCGTCGTGTGGTCGTCCACCCCCATCCCGCACAAGCAGACCGTTCCCTACCGCGCCTACCGTCCCATTACGGTCGCCCGCCGAGGAATTGCCGCCCTGGCAGATGGGGTGGTGAGGTCGCTGTCCTGACCGTCGCTACAAATCAAAAGGCAGGTCAAAAGAAAAGGGCGCCGGATGATACCGGCGCCTTTTTCTCAAAGCCTATCCTAACTCGGGTCCTAAAGCTTCTTGTTCATCTTCAGGTCGTAGCCCGCCTTGACGGGGGCGTCGAGAGAGCCGTCAGGCTTCTGCGGCTTGTACTCGAACTCGATCTTCGTGAAGTTCAGGCTGATCTGGTCGGTCGGGATGTCCCCGCCCTGGCCGCCGATCTGGAATGAGCTTACAAGGACGTCCGAGAGCGTGATCTTCATATACTTCTGCTGGTCGCCGCCGGACTTGCGCACGAAGAGGGTCGCCTGCTTGATGTGCTGGCCCGTTGCGCATGCAAGCATGAGCATGGGGGATGCCTTGCTGGACTTCATTGTGAAGTGGAAGTCCTGCATACTTACCTTGCCGGCCCCACCGCCGCCGCCGCCGGCGTGCGTGCCCATATTCGTCTCGCCCCAGCTCCAGGACTCCAGCTCGATCTCGCCCCTGTGCTTCTCATCCGAAGACTCGCCGGGAATGC
Proteins encoded in this region:
- a CDS encoding type VI secretion system tube protein Hcp, yielding MAVAAFGGGYFSSGVPEVSAAQFETLARGVVTEHAQATGDVDGSDGSTRAAVDYFLKIDGIPGESSDEKHRGEIELESWSWGETNMGTHAGGGGGGAGKVSMQDFHFTMKSSKASPMLMLACATGQHIKQATLFVRKSGGDQQKYMKITLSDVLVSSFQIGGQGGDIPTDQISLNFTKIEFEYKPQKPDGSLDAPVKAGYDLKMNKKL